TTGAATGCAACGCCTCTACGAGCTGCCTCGGCGATTTCTGTGGTAGATAGAGTACAATAGAGTTGTAGTTAGAAGATGAGCCGAGTATCGGTGTTGCAAATCGTTTCGCTGTGCTAGCTATGTCTTGAATGATTTCTGGAGTTTCAGAAACACGTTCGCCTACAATAGTTATCATCATAACTGGCTCGTTAGACGCGAGAGAAACGTTTAGCTCAGAAGGCAGCGCTCCAACAATTATGGTTCCTTCTCCGTTAAGTTTTCCGAGCTGATGATTTACTACTCGAACATCGAAGGAGTCGTCTTTATATTTTAAGGCTTTAAAATGGATGAACTTAGTGCCTGAATCAGCCAATCCCGCTAATGACTCAACAGTTATTTGCTCTAATCGTTTAGGTTGATGAACGATTTTCGGATCGCCTGAGAGTATGCCGTCAACGTCTGTTACGAGGACAACCTCATCTGCTTGAATAGCCTTGCCGATGATAAATGCCGTTGTGTCACTTCCTCCTCTACCAAGCGTCGTTATCTGCCCGTCTCTTGTTTTGCCAAGAAATCCAGCTACCACTGGGGTGATCCCCTTCTCTAGTAAGGGTAATACATGACAGCGTACTCGAGAGAGGCATTCATCCAGTTTCGGCCAAGCGTTTGTAAAGGAGTTATCCGTTACGATTGGCCAGTCAGCATCAGCGGGGTCGAAGCATCTAGCTTCAACACCGTGTGCTTTTAGCGCAGCTGCAAAAAGCCTTGCACTCGTTCGTTCACCCATTGACAAGATATCGTCAAGGAGATTAGGGGATACTTTCCCCCTGGAAGATTGATTAATTATTCCGAGGAGGGCGTCAGTTGTTTTACCCATTGCCGAAACCACAACAACTACCTGATTTCCATTTTGAACCGCCTTTACAACGGATTTAACGGCCTTTAGAATACTTTCTCCATCTGCTAAGCTACTGCCACCGAACTTCGCAACGATCCGTTTCAGATTGTTTCTGTTCTTTTTTACCATTACCTCTTTATCCTCCAGGCGGGCAGACAGCAAAAAGAATTAAAAGAAACTTTATGGTTGCTATCTAGCCCCTCTCAGAAGTAATTATAATAAAAGAAAAACTCATGCGCGAAGAAATTACGCAAACTTGCTGGATCACTCATTTGAGGGGCCTCAGTTGATCTTATTTATGAATTTATCGACCGAATATAAATATTTGCGTTTCCCGATCTTCATTTACAGCCTTACTGCAGTTAACCAACTTAACTTAGATTTCAAGTAAGCCGCTCAAAATTACAATTTTCATTTAAAATAACATAGAAACCTATATATTTTTGTTAAATTCCTACTTTCAAAAGCATGGTTGAGGTAAAAATCAATCCATTCGACATAGCTGTACAGCAAATGGAGACCGCTGCAAAACGAATAAACTTGGATCCGAACATTCTTGAATATCTTAAAAAACCTAAGAAAGAATTGATTGTCGCCATCCCTGTGAAAATGGATAACGGAAGTCTAAAAGTTTTTACGGGATATAGAGTTCAACACTGCGATGCAAGAGGTCCTTTTAAGGGGGGAATCAGATACCACCCTGATGTCACTCTCGATGAAGTCAAAGCACTTGCAGTATGGATGACAATGAAGTGTGCAGTCGTAGACATTCCTTACGGAGGCGCCAAAGGAGGCATTGCATGCAACCCTAAAGAGATGTCTCAAGGCGAATTAGAACGGTTAACCAGAAGATATACTGCAATGATCTACGACATTATAGGTCCCTACAAAGATATACCCGCCCCAGATGTTTACACCAATCCACAAACTATGGCTTGGATAATGGATACTTATAGTCAAATTCGAGGAGTTCAAACTCCTGAAGTTGTTACCGGTAAACCAATTAATATTGGTGGCTCTGAAGGCCGTGAAACTGCCACGTCCCGGGGGCTAATTTTCTGCGTAAGGGAAGCTGCTGAGCACATAGGTCTGAAGCTAGAGGGCTCAACCGTCGCCGTCCAAGGCTACGGAAATGCTGGCTCGTACGCAGCAATTTTCCTCCATGAAATGGGCTGCAAAATTATCGCTGTGAGCGATTCAAAGGGTGCAGCGTACAACCCTAATGGTATCGACCCAATTAAAATTCTTGAACACAAACAAAAAACCGGTTCAGTAATTAAATTTGAAGGTTGCAAAACCATAACTAACGAGGATTTACTTGAACTAGAGTGCGATGTTCTAGTTCCCGCAGCACTTGAAAACGTAATTACTCGTGCAAATGCGGCAAGGATTAAAGCTAAAATTATTGCAGAGGCAGCGAATGGTCCAACAACACCGGAAGCAAGTGAAATACTCTATAAAAAGGGAATACTTGTGATTCCAGATATTTTAGCCAATGCAGGAGGCGTAACTTGCAGCTACTTTGAATGGGTTCAAAATCTCAACCGAGACCATTGGTCAAAAGAAGAAGTAGACCGTAAACTCGAACAAAAAATGGTGAAAGCCTTTAAAGATGTCCTAAAGGTTTCGCAGGAGTATAACATTGACATGAGCTCCGCTGCCCACGTTTTAGCCGTTAGTAGAGTTGCAGAGGCAATCAAGACGCTTGGGATATGGCCCTAGATCTAATTGAAATAATTTCTACTGACTCAAATGAAACCCAGAAGGGTTAGCGCACCGACACTAATGAAAACAATTCCTGCAATTCTCTTAACATTTTTAATAGATATAATCCGCGACATTCTTTCACTTAAGTAAACTCCAATGGCATCAACAATTACAAAACCGAGTGCGGCTCCAAGCAGTGTTGCGAGAGGTGCTTGCATCTTTGCCGCCAACCCAATGATTGCAAACTGTGTTTTGTCTCCTACCTCCGCAACAAAGAGCAAACAGAAAGTGCTAAAGAATATTTTTACTCTGGTTAGCATCTTTGCTTACACCTTTCCTTTTAATGTCAGAATTCCAAAAATTATGAAAAGAATTCCAGCAACTTTTGAAATAAGATCGAATGGAAAGACAACCGCTAAAAGCGACCCCACCACCACTCCAATGACAACCCAAAAAACCGCAGCTGAAACTGCAGCTATCAAAACAATTAAAGCATCCCTATACCTAGCTGAAAGGGACATAGCCATCAGTTGTGTCTTATCCCCGATCTCAGCTAGAGCGACGAAAATAAATGCCACCCAAAATGCCTCAACCCACGAGATCATACGAATCCCATTAAGGAATGAACGTAATTATATTACCATCAAATAATAATTAGGACTTTGCATGCTAGGCTGTGAAATTCAAAAAATTTATTAATATTTCATATTAAATATAATTGTTTACATTTATATAAAGCGAGCGAACCACAATGGACGATGAAAAAGCGCGACGTTTCGCGGAACTGCTAGTCCAAAAATTCCTTTACGACAAAGAACGTCCTTGGTATGTTACGTGAACAAAAAGTCCTAACGGTTTTCCTTCCATGTAGCTAATAATCTTCTCTTATGTAATTGTTTGTTTGAAATAAGTAGATGTGTATTTCATTATGTAGGCGGATGTGTGTTAAATAATAGGTCAATTGACCTCGCATTAGTTTGTTTCCTACTATATGGGAGGTGAGTAACTTGGTTAAGGAAATTAAAGAGCTTGAGCAAATGGAGGAGGAACAAAAAATCCTAGGGAAAGGAAAGCAGGTGGCTCATTACTATTCTACTACAGTCGTTAAAAAGAAAGTGGATGACTATCTTCCGTATATCGACTTCGGCCACTGTGGAGTTGATGAAATTATCCCATGGAGAGTAGATGCTGGTGGGGACCTTTATAACTGTCTCAAAGCTAGAATCTACAAAGAGAAAATTTATCCAGCATTAGTATCCGCCATGGTTGGAACCGTAACGAGAGCCTGCATCGGTTATTTTGCTACTGACAAGGGAGTTTTTCACATAAACAAAATAATTACTCCCACAGGTTTAGAAGTGGTTTCAGGAAGCGGCACTATTGGAATACAAGAAGATGGGCTTATGCCTCACATTCACATTGTGGTCGCAGATCACGCGGGCAACGCCTATGGAGGGCATCTTTTCTCTGGAACCATAGTAAAAGAATACGTTGAAGGCTTCATAATCAAGGTGAAGGGTATCAAGTTCGAAAGAATTTGGAAAGACAAAATTAAGGGATATCCGCTATACTTCATCAAGTAACACTTGGTTCCATTATCGTAAACAGGATTACTTGAAACTGTCAGACGTTTTCTATGCTTTCTTTCTAGGTCTCGTAGCCAATGCCACGATCGCCACAATAGTCATGGACACTGCAATTCCAAGATAAACCCACCAGTAACCAGCGAGAA
The sequence above is drawn from the Candidatus Bathyarchaeota archaeon genome and encodes:
- a CDS encoding aspartate kinase, translating into MVKKNRNNLKRIVAKFGGSSLADGESILKAVKSVVKAVQNGNQVVVVVSAMGKTTDALLGIINQSSRGKVSPNLLDDILSMGERTSARLFAAALKAHGVEARCFDPADADWPIVTDNSFTNAWPKLDECLSRVRCHVLPLLEKGITPVVAGFLGKTRDGQITTLGRGGSDTTAFIIGKAIQADEVVLVTDVDGILSGDPKIVHQPKRLEQITVESLAGLADSGTKFIHFKALKYKDDSFDVRVVNHQLGKLNGEGTIIVGALPSELNVSLASNEPVMMITIVGERVSETPEIIQDIASTAKRFATPILGSSSNYNSIVLYLPQKSPRQLVEALHS
- a CDS encoding DNA-binding protein, with translation MVKEIKELEQMEEEQKILGKGKQVAHYYSTTVVKKKVDDYLPYIDFGHCGVDEIIPWRVDAGGDLYNCLKARIYKEKIYPALVSAMVGTVTRACIGYFATDKGVFHINKIITPTGLEVVSGSGTIGIQEDGLMPHIHIVVADHAGNAYGGHLFSGTIVKEYVEGFIIKVKGIKFERIWKDKIKGYPLYFIK
- a CDS encoding TMEM165/GDT1 family protein; this translates as MLTRVKIFFSTFCLLFVAEVGDKTQFAIIGLAAKMQAPLATLLGAALGFVIVDAIGVYLSERMSRIISIKNVKRIAGIVFISVGALTLLGFI
- a CDS encoding TMEM165/GDT1 family protein → MISWVEAFWVAFIFVALAEIGDKTQLMAMSLSARYRDALIVLIAAVSAAVFWVVIGVVVGSLLAVVFPFDLISKVAGILFIIFGILTLKGKV
- a CDS encoding Glu/Leu/Phe/Val dehydrogenase, with amino-acid sequence MVEVKINPFDIAVQQMETAAKRINLDPNILEYLKKPKKELIVAIPVKMDNGSLKVFTGYRVQHCDARGPFKGGIRYHPDVTLDEVKALAVWMTMKCAVVDIPYGGAKGGIACNPKEMSQGELERLTRRYTAMIYDIIGPYKDIPAPDVYTNPQTMAWIMDTYSQIRGVQTPEVVTGKPINIGGSEGRETATSRGLIFCVREAAEHIGLKLEGSTVAVQGYGNAGSYAAIFLHEMGCKIIAVSDSKGAAYNPNGIDPIKILEHKQKTGSVIKFEGCKTITNEDLLELECDVLVPAALENVITRANAARIKAKIIAEAANGPTTPEASEILYKKGILVIPDILANAGGVTCSYFEWVQNLNRDHWSKEEVDRKLEQKMVKAFKDVLKVSQEYNIDMSSAAHVLAVSRVAEAIKTLGIWP